From the genome of Ptychodera flava strain L36383 chromosome 20, AS_Pfla_20210202, whole genome shotgun sequence, one region includes:
- the LOC139119569 gene encoding zinc finger protein 862-like codes for MRNGSKIFNMNPSVRYRKAALKDHCKSNQHREAITAEHLQRVSPFNKKKTEIKQTEIETLCKSFMSAYWIAKQEIANSKFPSLLQLVEDLGVKELRHFHHKSSMSLREIFISLGQEGSKVLLEKLQQVNCYGVMCDDVTDIAVTEQFICFVQYLDTSTQSAETAFLFVENVLKDSDSASATAMLQILQDKFTEYNLEVKKISGFVSDGASVMTGKRGGLATLLRQINPTLISIHCICHRLALACLDSNKDIHYIGDIELLLRQLWKPLRKNMASGT; via the coding sequence ATGCGGAATGGATCAAAGATCTTCAATATGAATCCATCAGTCAGGTACAGGAAGGCTGCTTTAAAAGATCACTGTAAATCAAATCAACATCGTGAAGCTATCACTGCTGAACACCTACAGAGAGTCTCTCctttcaacaaaaaaaaaacagaaatcaaACAGACTGAAATAGAAACATTATGTAAAAGCTTTATGTCTGCTTATTGGATCGCAAAACAGGAAATTGCCAACAGCAAATTTCCATCCTTGTTGCAGTTGGTCGAAGATTTGGGAGTGAAAGAGCTGAGGCACTTTCATCATAAATCTTCCATGTCTTTAAGAGAAATCTTCATATCCTTAGGGCAAGAAGGCAGTAAGGTCCTTCTGGAAAAGCTTCAACAAGTCAACTGCTATGGTGTGATGTGTGACGATGTCACTGACATTGCTGTCACTGaacaatttatttgttttgttcagTACCTTGATACAAGTACACAAAGTGCTGAAACTGCATTTTTGTTTGTTGAGAATGTACTAAAAGATTCTGACTCGGCAAGCGCTACTGCAATGTTGCAGATACTTCAGGACAAATTCACAGAATACAACCTGGAAGTGAAAAAGATTAGTGGATTTGTATCGGATGGGGCAAGTGTCATGACCGGTAAACGTGGTGGCTTAGCAACTCTACTTAGGCAGATAAACCCCACTTTGATCAGCATCCACTGTATCTGCCATCGACTGGCTTTGGCTTGTCTGGATAGCAATAAGGATATCCACTATATTGGTGATATAGAGTTACTACTCCGACAGCTGTGGAAGCCCTTACGAAAAAATATGGCTTCTGGCACATAG